The proteins below come from a single Tsuneonella deserti genomic window:
- a CDS encoding heavy metal translocating P-type ATPase: protein MANSCHSADGMHHGHDSDGEGALVTDPVCGMKVDARTAEHRHEHGRTVHYFCSAGCLQKFTADPSKYLIAERPDPAVIAAAPGTIWTCPMHPEIRRDGPGSCPICGMALEPLEPTLEEGPNPELADMTRRFWISAVFTVPLALLVVAQELIGIELLPMRTFVWVQFVLATPVVLWGGWPFFERFWASLKTRKLNMFTLIGLGIGVAYGYSVVATLAPDDFPASLRTMGGLVPVYFEAAAVITTLVLLGQVLELRARSATGQAIRSLLGLAPKTARRVHPDGSEEDIPLDHVQVGDLLRIRPGEKVPVDGLVSDGRSSVDESMISGEPVPVEKTAGDRVIGATVNGTGSLVMKADRVGRDTVLSQIVRMVAEAQRSRAPIQALADKVSAWFVPAVVLVALIAFAVWNFVGPEPRVAHALVNGVAVLIIACPCALGLATPMSIMVGTGRGAMAGVLVKNAEALELMEKIDTLVVDKTGTLTLGKPKLVGVTASGDFVQDDVLKLAAALERGSEHPLAAAIVEGAQERGLAIPVSSDFQSHTGKGVSGKVGGRAVFLGNKAMLADNGISTQALEGKADEHRADGEGVMFLGVDGALAGLVVVADPIKESAVEAVAELRRANIHVVMMTGDNRRTAEAVARRVGIDEVLSEVLPDQKQAKVEDLRRAGRRVAMAGDGINDAPALAAADVGIAMGTGTDVAMESAAVTLVKGDLSGIVRARHLSRATMRNIRQNLFFSFVFNAAGVPIAAGVLYPWFGILLSPIIAGAAMAFSSVAVIGNSLLLKKVRL, encoded by the coding sequence ATGGCTAATAGTTGCCACAGCGCTGACGGCATGCACCACGGGCACGATAGCGACGGGGAAGGAGCGCTCGTAACGGATCCGGTCTGTGGGATGAAAGTGGACGCCCGCACGGCTGAACATCGGCACGAGCATGGCCGCACTGTTCACTATTTCTGTAGCGCAGGATGCCTTCAGAAATTCACGGCTGACCCGTCCAAGTATCTGATCGCGGAGCGACCGGACCCCGCCGTGATCGCTGCAGCGCCCGGCACGATCTGGACCTGCCCGATGCATCCGGAAATCCGGCGCGATGGGCCGGGAAGCTGCCCAATCTGCGGCATGGCGCTCGAGCCTCTTGAGCCGACGCTCGAGGAGGGACCCAACCCCGAACTCGCCGACATGACAAGGCGGTTCTGGATCAGTGCCGTGTTCACCGTGCCGCTGGCGCTGCTCGTGGTTGCGCAGGAGCTCATAGGCATCGAGCTGCTGCCCATGCGCACGTTCGTGTGGGTTCAATTCGTCCTGGCCACGCCAGTAGTACTGTGGGGCGGCTGGCCATTCTTTGAGCGGTTCTGGGCTTCTCTCAAGACCCGCAAACTCAACATGTTCACCTTGATCGGCCTCGGTATCGGGGTTGCCTATGGCTACAGCGTCGTCGCGACACTCGCGCCAGATGATTTTCCAGCCTCGCTGCGCACGATGGGCGGGCTCGTCCCCGTCTATTTCGAGGCGGCGGCGGTCATCACCACGCTGGTTCTGCTCGGGCAAGTGCTTGAGCTGCGAGCCCGGTCGGCCACCGGGCAAGCGATCCGTTCCTTACTCGGACTGGCCCCGAAGACGGCGCGCCGGGTCCATCCCGACGGGTCCGAGGAGGATATTCCTCTCGATCACGTGCAGGTGGGCGATCTCCTGCGCATTCGACCGGGCGAAAAAGTGCCGGTCGATGGCTTGGTGTCCGACGGCCGCAGTTCGGTCGACGAGTCTATGATCAGCGGTGAACCGGTCCCGGTCGAAAAGACCGCTGGCGACCGCGTGATCGGTGCGACGGTCAACGGGACAGGCAGCCTCGTGATGAAGGCCGACCGGGTGGGGCGGGACACCGTTCTTTCCCAGATCGTGCGCATGGTGGCCGAAGCGCAGCGTTCGCGAGCACCGATCCAGGCGCTGGCTGATAAGGTATCTGCATGGTTCGTGCCTGCGGTGGTGCTGGTCGCGCTCATTGCGTTCGCGGTGTGGAACTTCGTCGGCCCCGAGCCGCGAGTGGCGCACGCCTTGGTCAACGGGGTTGCGGTCCTGATCATCGCCTGCCCTTGCGCTCTCGGTCTCGCCACCCCGATGTCGATCATGGTCGGCACGGGGCGCGGCGCGATGGCCGGCGTTCTCGTCAAGAACGCCGAAGCACTCGAACTTATGGAGAAGATCGACACCCTGGTGGTGGACAAGACCGGAACGCTGACGCTGGGCAAGCCCAAGCTTGTCGGGGTTACGGCTTCTGGCGATTTCGTCCAAGATGATGTCCTCAAACTTGCCGCAGCGCTCGAACGCGGCAGTGAGCATCCGCTGGCGGCGGCCATCGTCGAAGGAGCGCAGGAGCGAGGCCTTGCTATACCTGTCTCTTCCGATTTCCAGTCGCACACCGGCAAGGGTGTGAGCGGGAAGGTCGGTGGCCGCGCGGTGTTCCTTGGCAACAAGGCGATGCTGGCGGACAACGGCATCTCGACCCAAGCTTTGGAAGGCAAGGCCGACGAGCACCGGGCCGATGGCGAGGGGGTGATGTTTCTCGGCGTCGATGGAGCACTGGCCGGGCTCGTCGTGGTGGCCGATCCGATCAAGGAAAGCGCCGTGGAAGCAGTCGCGGAGCTCCGCCGGGCAAATATCCACGTCGTGATGATGACCGGCGATAATCGCCGCACCGCCGAAGCGGTCGCGCGGCGCGTGGGAATCGACGAAGTCCTGTCGGAAGTGCTTCCCGACCAGAAGCAGGCGAAGGTGGAGGATCTGCGCCGGGCCGGGCGCCGGGTGGCCATGGCAGGTGACGGCATAAACGATGCGCCCGCGCTTGCAGCTGCCGACGTCGGCATCGCGATGGGAACCGGAACCGACGTGGCTATGGAAAGCGCCGCGGTGACGCTCGTGAAGGGCGACCTAAGCGGGATCGTCCGCGCGCGGCACCTAAGCCGAGCGACGATGCGCAACATCCGCCAGAACCTTTTCTTCTCGTTCGTCTTTAATGCCGCAGGCGTGCCGATCGCAGCCGGGGTTCTCTACCCTTGGTTCGGCATACTGCTCAGCCCGATCATTGCCGGGGCAGCGATGGCCTTCAGCTCGGTGGCGGTCATCGGCAATTCGCTCCTGCTCAAGAAGGTGCGACTGTGA
- the cueR gene encoding Cu(I)-responsive transcriptional regulator, which translates to MKIGEASSASGISPRMIRHYEKIGLMPAAIRRDSGYRDYDEDDVHTLRFIGHARDLGFPTDEIAQLLALWRDRARSSADVKTLALARAAELERKARQLDEMREALVALATQCHGDSRPDCPILGGLEAI; encoded by the coding sequence ATGAAGATCGGTGAAGCCTCATCGGCCTCCGGGATCAGCCCGAGGATGATCCGCCATTACGAAAAGATCGGACTGATGCCTGCGGCGATCCGGCGCGATTCCGGTTATCGCGACTACGATGAGGACGATGTTCACACCCTGCGCTTCATCGGACATGCTCGTGACTTGGGTTTTCCGACCGATGAGATTGCCCAGTTGCTCGCGCTGTGGCGCGACCGGGCCCGGTCAAGCGCCGACGTGAAAACGTTGGCGCTCGCTCGCGCAGCTGAACTCGAGCGCAAGGCGCGCCAGCTCGATGAAATGCGTGAGGCACTTGTCGCGCTTGCGACGCAGTGCCATGGAGACAGCCGTCCCGATTGCCCGATACTGGGCGGACTAGAGGCGATTTGA
- a CDS encoding copper resistance system multicopper oxidase encodes MSNALPLSRRRFVMGSAALAGLAGAVPAWAKTTSHGSAAKGFDTLTGPEIDLAIAASDFLVNGRTGHAVTINGSVPAPLIRLKEGQNVRLRVTNHLDEDTSIHWHGLIVPFQMDGVPGVSFPGIKPHSTFTYEFPVRQAGTYWYHSHSGLQEQLGHYGPIVIDPADADPVAHDREHVLVLSDWSFLHPHTIFTRLKQEGGFFNRQKLTLADRLSGKNQHLSPADREMFARMRMDPTDISDVTAAAYDFLINGHSPAENWTGLFRPGERVRLRIINAAAQTTFNLRIPGLPMIVVATDGINVRPVETDEFQIGNAETYDVIVQPGDQPYSIVAEAIDRSGMGVATLAPRAGMRAAVPPLRERPTLDMTDMGMSMDHSAAPATDGAVDHAAMGHGGDAPTANPPAMDHGKMDMRDASSVDFAVGPAVDMIAPMPMDRTGHPGVGLDDVGHRVLTYRDLVSLKPRSDTRTPTRMVEIHLTGNMERFMWSLDGERLSENPEPYRFARNERVRMRLVNDTMMTHPMHLHGHFWELVNGQGIHQPLKHTVRVLPGGYVDLDLTADAPGDWAFHCHLLYHMHAGMMRIVKIRPMEGEGA; translated from the coding sequence ATGAGTAATGCTTTGCCGCTGTCCCGGCGGCGGTTTGTTATGGGTAGCGCTGCGCTTGCCGGGCTGGCGGGCGCTGTTCCCGCTTGGGCGAAGACCACCAGCCATGGGTCGGCCGCCAAGGGATTCGACACGCTGACGGGTCCCGAAATCGACCTTGCGATCGCTGCTTCCGACTTTCTCGTTAACGGAAGGACCGGTCATGCGGTCACCATCAACGGGTCGGTCCCAGCCCCTTTGATTCGACTGAAAGAAGGCCAGAACGTCCGTCTTCGAGTGACCAACCATCTAGACGAGGACACTTCGATCCATTGGCACGGCTTGATCGTGCCATTCCAGATGGACGGCGTGCCGGGGGTGAGCTTCCCTGGGATCAAGCCGCATTCGACTTTCACCTACGAATTCCCCGTCAGGCAAGCGGGCACCTATTGGTATCACAGTCACAGCGGGCTTCAGGAGCAGCTGGGCCATTACGGACCGATCGTCATCGATCCGGCCGATGCCGATCCTGTCGCACACGACCGCGAGCATGTGCTCGTGCTCTCCGATTGGAGCTTCCTGCATCCTCACACGATCTTCACCCGGCTGAAGCAGGAAGGCGGCTTCTTTAACCGGCAGAAGCTGACCCTCGCCGACCGCTTGAGCGGCAAGAACCAGCACTTGTCACCCGCAGACCGCGAGATGTTTGCGCGCATGCGGATGGACCCCACCGACATTTCGGACGTGACGGCCGCGGCCTACGATTTCCTGATCAACGGCCATAGCCCCGCCGAGAACTGGACCGGTCTGTTCCGGCCCGGTGAACGCGTGCGGCTGAGGATCATCAACGCGGCAGCGCAGACGACGTTTAACCTGCGCATCCCCGGTCTGCCGATGATTGTCGTCGCGACGGATGGCATCAACGTGCGTCCGGTCGAGACCGACGAGTTCCAGATCGGCAATGCCGAAACCTACGACGTGATCGTCCAGCCGGGCGACCAGCCATACAGTATCGTCGCGGAGGCGATCGACCGGTCCGGCATGGGTGTGGCGACCCTGGCTCCCCGCGCCGGAATGCGCGCCGCAGTCCCGCCTCTAAGAGAGCGGCCGACGCTAGACATGACCGACATGGGCATGAGCATGGACCACTCAGCCGCTCCTGCGACCGACGGAGCGGTCGATCATGCAGCGATGGGACATGGCGGTGACGCCCCGACTGCGAACCCGCCGGCGATGGACCACGGCAAGATGGATATGCGCGACGCCTCCAGCGTCGATTTCGCCGTCGGTCCCGCCGTGGATATGATTGCGCCGATGCCGATGGACCGCACCGGGCATCCTGGCGTCGGTCTCGACGATGTCGGCCACCGCGTGCTCACCTACCGGGACCTCGTATCTTTGAAACCGCGTTCCGATACGCGAACGCCGACCCGCATGGTCGAAATTCACCTAACCGGAAACATGGAGAGGTTCATGTGGTCGCTCGATGGGGAACGGCTTTCGGAGAACCCCGAGCCGTATCGCTTCGCCCGGAACGAGCGAGTGCGAATGCGGCTGGTGAACGACACCATGATGACGCACCCCATGCACCTCCACGGCCACTTCTGGGAACTCGTGAACGGCCAGGGGATCCATCAGCCCCTCAAGCACACCGTCCGCGTGCTGCCGGGTGGTTATGTCGATCTCGATCTCACGGCCGATGCCCCCGGCGACTGGGCGTTTCACTGCCATCTGCTCTACCACATGCACGCCGGAATGATGCGCATCGTGAAGATCCGGCCGATGGAAGGAGAGGGGGCATGA
- a CDS encoding copper resistance protein B — translation MGEPPVAPPPTAAFEGPQDAADAIYGSGAMAAARDAMRKAHGGVAVHKMLLDRAEARLRDGEDGYLIDGQAWFGGDIDKAWFKTELEGGFDEGVDEAEIQALWSHAIGPWFDLQTGVRYDARSGSDRAHLVLGVQGLAPYWLETEAAVFLSTKGDITARAEAEHDVRVTQTVILQPRAELNFSLQDVPELALGSGLTNVALGARLRYQVTPTFAPYVGVEYDRAFGDTGRFRTARGESRGGWNILLGVRTWF, via the coding sequence GTGGGCGAGCCCCCGGTAGCCCCGCCACCGACCGCAGCCTTCGAGGGGCCGCAAGACGCTGCCGACGCGATTTACGGCAGCGGCGCTATGGCGGCCGCGCGCGATGCGATGCGGAAGGCTCACGGCGGTGTGGCCGTTCACAAAATGCTGCTCGACCGGGCGGAAGCCCGGCTGCGCGACGGTGAGGACGGCTACCTGATTGACGGCCAGGCGTGGTTTGGCGGCGACATCGACAAGGCCTGGTTCAAGACCGAGCTGGAGGGCGGCTTTGACGAGGGCGTGGATGAGGCCGAGATCCAGGCACTATGGAGCCACGCGATCGGCCCCTGGTTCGATCTGCAGACGGGGGTTCGCTATGATGCTCGGTCCGGATCTGATCGCGCGCATCTGGTGCTCGGCGTCCAGGGCCTCGCCCCCTACTGGTTGGAAACGGAGGCAGCTGTCTTTCTCTCGACCAAGGGAGACATCACGGCGCGGGCCGAGGCCGAACACGATGTGCGGGTCACGCAGACCGTCATCTTGCAGCCGCGGGCGGAGCTCAACTTCTCTCTTCAGGATGTCCCGGAACTCGCTCTTGGCTCCGGCCTGACGAATGTCGCTCTTGGGGCCCGCCTGCGTTATCAGGTCACCCCGACGTTCGCCCCTTATGTGGGCGTCGAGTATGATCGAGCCTTTGGCGATACGGGACGATTTCGGACGGCCCGCGGAGAGAGTCGCGGTGGCTGGAATATCCTTCTGGGGGTGCGGACATGGTTTTAA
- a CDS encoding DUF2231 domain-containing protein — MHQEPMHGAMEMEHSADEPPLTFTDRLLSWIGRLHPIIVHFPLAFFPAALFTATIGRRRASFATPVQFLVVAGGALAPLSALLGWLDAIGMDPDPLLTVHRWLGTMIGALGAALAVWAWRKPDQDRSGLMMAALTVLTAAIVVQGWFGGALVHGVDHMNW; from the coding sequence ATGCACCAGGAACCGATGCACGGCGCGATGGAGATGGAGCATTCGGCGGACGAGCCGCCACTGACCTTCACGGATCGCCTTCTCAGCTGGATCGGGCGACTGCATCCAATCATCGTGCACTTTCCGCTCGCGTTCTTCCCCGCAGCATTGTTCACCGCAACCATCGGCCGGCGGCGGGCCTCGTTCGCAACGCCGGTGCAGTTCCTGGTCGTCGCAGGTGGCGCATTGGCGCCTTTGTCGGCGCTGCTAGGGTGGCTCGATGCAATAGGCATGGACCCGGATCCGCTCCTGACCGTTCATCGCTGGCTCGGCACGATGATTGGCGCGCTGGGCGCCGCTCTTGCGGTCTGGGCGTGGCGAAAACCCGATCAGGATCGCAGCGGGCTGATGATGGCTGCATTGACTGTGCTCACCGCGGCGATCGTCGTCCAAGGGTGGTTCGGCGGTGCGCTGGTGCACGGCGTGGACCACATGAACTGGTGA
- a CDS encoding DUF305 domain-containing protein, whose amino-acid sequence MLFTLVATAALAACGAPSDQPSDDATSAAAPAEAAADPYAESEKRMDDAMTAAVGTDVGDNWARKMIAHHQGAIDMSQVVLKLDPSPDVAEMARMTIDKQGKEIEAIRKLLKDGVPDQKAAELYRPVMTDMHQKMMAASGADSSETFLRKMLEHHKGAVAMSDVALRNGVSGAVRTRVQATRADQVKEVAMVEAMLRGETMDHSAEPAAKASVASPAPAPKPTPVAAPVAKPTKAAKVAPKATVAPAPAAQPSPSATASCSPEHHAMGHC is encoded by the coding sequence GTGCTTTTCACATTGGTCGCCACCGCCGCGCTTGCTGCCTGCGGGGCGCCGTCCGATCAGCCCTCGGACGATGCCACCTCCGCGGCGGCGCCCGCGGAAGCCGCCGCTGACCCATACGCGGAATCCGAGAAGCGGATGGACGATGCGATGACGGCGGCGGTCGGCACCGACGTGGGCGACAACTGGGCCCGCAAGATGATCGCGCACCACCAGGGAGCGATCGACATGTCGCAGGTCGTGCTCAAGCTCGACCCGAGCCCGGACGTTGCCGAGATGGCGCGGATGACGATCGACAAGCAGGGGAAGGAGATCGAGGCGATCCGAAAGCTTCTGAAGGACGGCGTTCCGGACCAGAAGGCGGCCGAACTTTATCGACCTGTCATGACCGACATGCACCAAAAGATGATGGCCGCCAGCGGGGCGGATTCATCGGAGACGTTCCTGCGCAAGATGCTCGAGCATCACAAGGGCGCGGTCGCAATGTCCGACGTCGCCCTGCGGAACGGCGTGAGCGGAGCCGTTCGCACGCGGGTTCAGGCTACGCGGGCCGACCAGGTCAAGGAAGTCGCCATGGTCGAGGCAATGCTGCGCGGCGAGACGATGGATCACTCGGCTGAGCCGGCGGCCAAGGCCTCTGTCGCTAGCCCTGCGCCGGCCCCGAAGCCGACGCCCGTTGCCGCGCCAGTCGCGAAGCCAACCAAGGCAGCCAAGGTTGCCCCAAAGGCGACGGTCGCTCCTGCGCCTGCGGCTCAGCCTTCGCCGTCGGCTACCGCCTCGTGTTCGCCCGAACACCACGCGATGGGTCATTGCTGA
- a CDS encoding PepSY domain-containing protein: MAALVRLLAAPAEGQGSVMGVHTHTLRVIHKWIGLVIGAQFLLWTLSGAAMALLPMDEVAGGPARNQDTRPNLSTIDRWPEVQKQLGGIAVESLKVRTLLGREVYEISTPTRTLLFDAKSATTIRVDEQTARDIALSSHPAAAPVKSVDALTELPMAVREHKLPIWRVNFADDRGSSYFVSGSTGEVLERRTSAWRLWDFFWMLHIMDYGERASFNHPLIIVVGFAAVWLAITGTWLLLRTGWRTDFKRLHRKSSPSRPL; this comes from the coding sequence GTGGCTGCTTTGGTTCGCCTTCTCGCGGCCCCGGCGGAAGGCCAGGGCTCGGTGATGGGCGTGCACACGCATACGCTGCGCGTGATCCACAAGTGGATCGGCCTAGTGATTGGCGCGCAATTTCTGCTCTGGACCCTCAGTGGGGCCGCGATGGCCCTCCTACCGATGGACGAAGTAGCCGGGGGCCCTGCGCGCAACCAAGATACTCGGCCAAACCTCAGCACGATCGATCGCTGGCCGGAAGTCCAGAAACAGCTTGGCGGAATTGCCGTTGAAAGCTTGAAGGTGCGCACCCTGCTTGGCCGGGAGGTTTATGAGATCTCCACTCCAACTCGCACACTACTGTTTGATGCCAAGAGCGCGACGACCATTCGCGTCGATGAACAAACCGCACGCGACATCGCCCTCTCATCGCACCCTGCCGCGGCGCCAGTGAAATCCGTCGATGCCCTCACCGAATTGCCAATGGCTGTGCGCGAACATAAGCTCCCGATCTGGCGCGTGAATTTCGCCGACGACAGGGGCAGCAGCTATTTCGTCTCGGGTTCAACCGGAGAAGTGCTGGAGCGCCGAACCTCAGCATGGAGGCTGTGGGACTTCTTCTGGATGCTGCACATCATGGACTACGGGGAGAGGGCGAGTTTCAACCACCCGCTCATAATAGTGGTTGGTTTCGCGGCGGTGTGGCTCGCGATCACGGGAACCTGGCTGCTATTGCGGACTGGTTGGCGCACGGATTTCAAGCGGCTGCATCGCAAGAGTAGTCCTAGCCGGCCGTTGTGA
- a CDS encoding MerR family transcriptional regulator yields the protein MGLTIGQMSKATGVKPVTIRFYEKNGLMGSPSRTGGNYRSYGSAELARLSFICRARKLGFNLDQVRQLLELADARGPDCSSVDGIAARHLEEVDRKLADLTALRRELAAVISSCSGGSVTDCRIIEALAPASQSPL from the coding sequence CACGATCGGTCAGATGAGCAAGGCCACGGGCGTGAAGCCTGTGACGATACGGTTCTATGAGAAGAACGGGCTGATGGGGTCGCCAAGCCGAACCGGAGGCAACTACCGGTCCTACGGCAGCGCCGAGCTTGCACGGCTATCGTTCATATGCAGAGCGCGGAAGCTTGGTTTCAACTTGGATCAAGTCAGGCAGTTATTGGAGCTGGCTGACGCTAGGGGGCCTGACTGTTCAAGCGTGGATGGCATCGCTGCAAGGCACTTGGAGGAGGTGGACCGTAAACTCGCTGACTTGACCGCACTGCGTCGGGAGTTGGCTGCGGTGATTTCATCCTGTTCGGGTGGTTCTGTGACCGACTGCCGAATCATCGAAGCTCTGGCACCTGCCTCGCAGAGTCCGTTGTGA